In one window of Verrucomicrobiia bacterium DNA:
- a CDS encoding inositol-3-phosphate synthase produces MSKIKIAIVGVGNCASSLIQGIYYYADKSEKDAIGLMNWDIGGYRPSDIEVVAAFDVDKRKVGKDVNEAIFAEPNCTAIFCASIPASGTKVTMGKVLDGVSKHMGDYPEKFTFVLADQKQAEKKDVLDVLKKSGAEILINYLPVGSEEATKFYAECALEANLGYINCMPVFIASNPAWAEKFEAKNLPIIGDDIKAQVGATITHRVLTDLFNKRGVKLERTYQINTGGNTDFLNMLNRDRLNSKKISKTEAVQSVAAERLDWENIHIGPSDYVPWQKDNKVCFLRMEGKLFGDVPMNIELRLSVEDSPNSAGVAIDSIRCCKIALERGQGGILFGPSAYFKKHPPKQFTDDEAYEMTQKFIETGYNQPRPVSQAEAAGAVIA; encoded by the coding sequence ATGTCTAAAATCAAGATCGCGATTGTCGGTGTCGGCAATTGCGCCAGTTCGTTAATCCAGGGTATTTATTACTACGCTGATAAGAGCGAGAAGGATGCCATCGGTCTCATGAACTGGGACATCGGCGGCTACAGGCCTTCCGATATCGAAGTCGTGGCGGCGTTTGACGTCGACAAGCGCAAGGTGGGCAAGGATGTCAACGAAGCCATTTTCGCGGAACCGAATTGCACGGCGATTTTCTGCGCCAGCATTCCCGCGAGCGGCACCAAGGTCACGATGGGCAAAGTCCTGGACGGCGTCTCCAAGCACATGGGGGATTATCCCGAAAAATTCACCTTCGTGCTCGCGGACCAGAAACAGGCGGAGAAGAAGGACGTCCTCGACGTGCTGAAGAAATCCGGCGCCGAGATCCTGATTAACTACCTGCCCGTAGGCTCCGAAGAAGCCACGAAGTTTTATGCCGAATGCGCGCTTGAAGCAAACCTCGGCTACATCAACTGCATGCCGGTCTTCATCGCCAGCAATCCGGCGTGGGCGGAAAAATTCGAAGCCAAGAATCTCCCGATCATCGGCGACGACATCAAGGCCCAGGTAGGAGCCACGATCACGCACCGCGTGCTGACGGACCTCTTCAACAAGCGCGGCGTGAAGCTCGAGCGTACGTACCAGATCAACACGGGCGGCAACACGGACTTCCTGAACATGCTGAACCGTGACCGTCTCAACTCCAAGAAGATTTCCAAGACCGAAGCCGTGCAGTCGGTCGCGGCCGAGCGCCTCGATTGGGAAAACATCCACATCGGCCCGAGCGATTACGTTCCGTGGCAGAAGGACAACAAGGTCTGCTTCCTTCGCATGGAAGGCAAGCTTTTCGGCGACGTGCCCATGAACATCGAACTGCGCCTTTCTGTGGAAGATTCTCCGAATTCCGCGGGCGTCGCGATCGATTCGATCCGTTGCTGCAAGATCGCGCTCGAGCGCGGCCAGGGCGGCATCCTCTTTGGCCCTTCGGCTTATTTTAAGAAGCATCCGCCGAAGCAGTTCACGGACGACGAAGCTTACGAGATGACGCAGA